Proteins from one Patescibacteria group bacterium genomic window:
- a CDS encoding VanW family protein produces the protein MKKKKKKKAQKHFYNKRWWKYLIAIFFGLVLLFFAYTYIYYIYYADKFYPGFEIGNYSLEGQSYNQVLSRLNQFEEVINEQGLKYKYNEKEIAVRPNISSTEDPDFVYKIIDFENKKTVNEVYEFARGENYLDNFLKHLAAFFNGLEIKIAYELNEEELISILENNFSEFETPAQKAQLKLNEEDSFEKIPEKEGDIFSYSLLVKQTKKSIENLKNEIHYLYLKKDTPDIKLNQTDQAFNDIEDVLNLFPASLTYQDKKWEIKKEDVKKYLDFDIREDQVKLGLKKEFKNYLKDNITDEVNQAVKEGKFNMENGKVSEFQASQKGLSLNNEKTIEKIEKEIIDSQKRQTALVVDITRPKVTTQSINDLGITELVGRGQSNFAGSPRNRRHNIAVGADTLHGLLIKPDEEFSLVGALGEIDAAHGYLPELVIKGNKTVPEYGGGLCQIGTTAFRVALNTGLPITERRPHSYRVSYYEPAGTDATIYNPSPDLKFINDTGHYLLWQTHIEGNDLIFEFYGTDDGRQVKTTEPTLSNYISPPPTKIIETEDLNPGTRKCTERAHTGATAVFYRTITKPGEEPEKETWTSVYQPWQEVCLIGVESEE, from the coding sequence ATGAAAAAGAAAAAAAAGAAAAAGGCACAAAAACATTTTTATAACAAAAGATGGTGGAAATATTTGATAGCCATCTTTTTTGGGCTAGTGCTTTTATTTTTTGCCTATACTTATATTTATTATATTTATTACGCTGATAAATTTTATCCTGGCTTTGAAATAGGTAATTATAGTCTTGAAGGTCAGAGTTATAACCAAGTCTTATCAAGGCTTAATCAATTTGAAGAAGTAATTAATGAACAAGGCTTAAAATATAAGTACAATGAAAAAGAGATAGCGGTCAGGCCCAATATTTCTTCCACGGAAGATCCTGATTTTGTTTATAAAATAATTGATTTTGAGAATAAAAAAACAGTAAATGAGGTCTACGAATTCGCCCGTGGAGAAAATTATCTTGATAATTTTCTAAAGCATTTAGCGGCCTTTTTTAACGGCCTTGAGATAAAAATAGCTTATGAATTAAATGAAGAGGAGTTAATTAGTATTTTAGAAAATAATTTCTCTGAATTTGAAACACCGGCCCAAAAGGCACAGCTTAAATTAAATGAAGAGGATAGTTTTGAAAAAATACCGGAAAAGGAAGGAGATATTTTTTCTTACTCTTTATTAGTAAAGCAAACCAAAAAATCTATAGAAAATCTTAAAAATGAAATTCACTATCTTTATTTAAAAAAAGATACCCCGGATATAAAGCTTAACCAGACTGACCAGGCTTTTAATGATATAGAAGATGTTTTGAATTTATTCCCGGCTAGTTTAACTTATCAAGATAAAAAATGGGAAATAAAAAAAGAGGATGTAAAAAAGTATCTTGATTTTGATATTAGAGAAGATCAAGTGAAATTAGGTTTAAAAAAAGAGTTTAAAAACTATCTAAAAGATAATATCACTGATGAGGTTAATCAGGCCGTCAAAGAAGGGAAATTTAACATGGAAAACGGTAAGGTGTCAGAATTTCAGGCCAGTCAAAAGGGTTTATCTTTAAATAATGAAAAAACTATTGAAAAAATTGAAAAGGAAATAATTGACAGTCAAAAAAGGCAGACGGCTCTAGTGGTTGATATTACCCGGCCGAAAGTAACTACACAATCTATTAATGATTTAGGTATTACTGAATTAGTGGGAAGAGGCCAGTCAAACTTTGCTGGCAGTCCCCGTAATCGCCGCCATAATATTGCTGTCGGGGCTGATACTCTCCATGGTCTTTTAATTAAGCCCGATGAAGAATTTTCTTTAGTTGGGGCTTTGGGTGAAATTGACGCGGCTCATGGTTATTTACCCGAGCTGGTCATTAAAGGCAATAAAACCGTGCCCGAATACGGCGGCGGTTTATGTCAAATTGGCACCACGGCTTTTAGAGTGGCCTTAAATACCGGTCTGCCCATTACTGAACGCCGGCCTCATTCTTACCGAGTTTCTTATTATGAACCAGCCGGCACTGACGCTACTATTTATAATCCTAGTCCGGATTTAAAATTTATAAACGATACCGGTCATTATCTGCTTTGGCAAACTCATATTGAGGGCAATGATTTAATTTTTGAATTCTACGGCACAGATGACGGCCGGCAAGTAAAAACGACAGAACCGACTTTATCAAATTATATATCACCGCCCCCGACTAAGATTATTGAAACCGAAGACTTAAATCCCGGGACCAGAAAGTGTACGGAAAGAGCTCACACCGGAGCCACCGCTGTTTTTTATCGGACCATTACTAAGCCAGGAGAGGAACCGGAAAAAGAAACCTGGACTTCGGTTTATCAGCCCTGGCAGGAGGTTTGTTTAATCGGAGTAGAATCAGAAGAATAG